A stretch of the Medicago truncatula cultivar Jemalong A17 chromosome 5, MtrunA17r5.0-ANR, whole genome shotgun sequence genome encodes the following:
- the LOC11420538 gene encoding V-type proton ATPase 16 kDa proteolipid subunit — MAGFSGDETAPFFGFLGAAAALIFSCMGAAYGTAKSGVGVASMGVMRPELVMKSIVPVVMAGVLGIYGLIIAVIISTGINPKAKSYYLFDGYAHLSSGLACGLAGLSAGMAIGVVGDAGVRANAQQPKLFVGMILILIFAEALALYGLIVGIILSSRAGQSRAE, encoded by the exons atggCTGGTTTCAGCGGCGATGAAACTGCTCCTTTCTTCGGCTTCCTCGGCGCCGCCGCTGCCTTAATCTTCTCCT GTATGGGAGCGGCATATGGAACAGCGAAGAGTGGTGTTGGAGTAGCATCAATGGGTGTGATGAGACCTGAACTTGTTATGAAATCAATCGTTCCTGTTGTTATGGCTGGTGTTTTGGGTATTTATGGTTTGATTATTGCTGTGATTATTAGTACTGGGATTAACCCTAAGGCTAAATCTTATTATCTTTTTGATGGATATGCTCATCTTTCTTCTGGTCTTGCTTGTGGTCTTGCTGGCTTGTCTGCTGGTATGGCTATTGGTGTTGTTGGTGATGCTGGTGTTAG AGCAAATGCCCAACAGCCGAAACTTTTCGTTGGAATGATTCTCATTCTCATCTTTGCTGAGGCGTTGGCATTGTATGGTCTTATTGTTGGCATCATCCTCTCCTCCCGTGCTGGCCAATCCAGAGCTgagtaa